The following proteins are encoded in a genomic region of Syngnathoides biaculeatus isolate LvHL_M chromosome 15, ASM1980259v1, whole genome shotgun sequence:
- the ktn1 gene encoding kinectin isoform X3 produces the protein MAVDIYDSPFLSILVPLLVVALLFIFFILFTKETSYDEVLARQKRDLKLPPAKLEARKKNEKKKSKKKESVSIAGGGADSEEDHRELEVVNGAHSSTVELVEEPKPVAAGAPIQPAPSKLVPVPGPTESSACLKERKKEKKKAAKAASAAATTASATSDAGATSPPPEEPAVNSSKMVGQKAQPPLVSSKQPRPPSPQLEVQVQVTQVAAVGQSPPQTSKKKKKQKLEAVNDQQPELIKVEQVPVKKEAPHVAETKVVSNSVPSAPSGKKGSKKQKIESVEESHVLTHSAASSNHQAAHNNNVPSKGKKQKNETDKDKVKLKELLSGLSLITLSDAEAARLIAVLQEKSPSAVDAWHKSATKSDPATQEQARLLTTLQEEASIAKDKVKQLSQELQVSKQKASRVEAMLREQCTAMEKELGGMQAKAQGSYQELQAMQMKFQQMREQMESQITRLQQENGILRDAVSTATNQMESKNTAEMNKLRSDYAALMIDLADNNAKLQQEEHQRKSLEVSYKQNVSQLEVQLQDAKRRWEELQNFLHSVNAEREKLQASKQELHSQMLTMESEMNNKKKELQTLHSSLTEAMVSKERLEQRVMELLELSQHSISEDSMQARTEELMSENKGLQAQKEKLQAQNENLHAQISTQANHISHIEELQKLLADKELQRKSLEDSLNAERSSGASRETNMQALHNDNISLKAEVQNLRAQISDQTASQLALDQIQRSVREKEENMKTVESLLEKGLIEVANKEEELKTVREENEALKQELVGLQGKLAEEVSSLSVVQELHSKIQERDLKLKSMEDNLQASQDSCLAKAKTVEALEQQFAALQVEMEQLRQKEPSEELTRLGTQLQVLQAQLAVKDHEIQHQMELREKLETAHQQQSVNAVPSPEFLISLSKKENQVTELQSELCEVKESLEHLRKKNNELREKNWSAMEALSATESMLQGKLSKVVKDNQETLALSEAECRNFLHRLLPHVPLPNEHNHQEWLCRFERNVTESSAAQSSSPLGDPEELAEKLKEAEEAQRILQVDCETYKKVLAETEGILQRLQSSVEQEESRWKVKVELSEVELREMSQKVTTLEQEIERLSDGAELENLRREKQHLESELERAERESATYVTEVRELKTQLTETLSKLEAEENERQQVAGDLYKAQQSLDLIQGELSKVTDNADGLIENSSLSSQREELDRNEKMAAGLNQTVQDLQQLLQGVSRQLTKDAEADRDVLKV, from the exons ATGGCAGTGGATATCTACGACTCTCCGTTCCTGAGTATCCTTGTCCCATTACTGGTTGTTGCCCTcctcttcattttcttcattctctTCACAAAGGAAACTTCCTACGATGAGGTGCTGGCTCGTCAGAAACGTGACCTCAAGCTTCCGCCAGCTAAGTTAGAAGCCCGCAAgaagaatgaaaagaagaagagtaagAAGAAAGAGAGTGTGAGCATTGCAGGTGGCGGAGCAGACTCTGAAGAGGATCACAGAGAGTTAGAGGTGGTTAATGGTGCCCACAGCTCCACCGTGGAGTTGGTTGAGGAACCAAAGCCAGTTGCTGCAGGAGCTCCTATACAACCAGCCCCTTCTAAGCTTGTGCCAGTTCCTGGACCAACTGAGTCTTCTGCTTGTTTGAAGgagagaaagaaggagaaaaagaaagcaGCAAAAGCTGCCTCTGCTGCCGCCACTACTGCTTCTGCTACTTCTGATGCTGGAGCAACATCTCCTCCACCTGAGGAGCCAGCAGTAAACAGCTCCAAGATGGTAGGACAGAAAGCACAGCCTCCTCTGGTTTCTAGCAAACAGCCCAGACCACCTTCTCCACAGCTTGAGGTGCAGGTTCAAGTTACCCAGGTAGCTGCTGTAGGACAGTCTCCACCACAGACtagtaagaagaaaaagaagcagaagTTGGAGGCAG TGAATGACCAGCAGCCTGAGCTCATAAAAGTAGAGCAGGTACCAGTTAAGAAGGAAGCTCCTCATGTGGCTGAAACCAAAGTTGTCTCCAATTCAGTTCCAAGTGCTCCCAGTGGGAAAAAGGGCAGCAAGAAACAGAAGATTGAGTCAG TTGAGGAGTCCCATGTTCTGACTCACTCAGCAGCTTCTTCTAACCATCAGGCAGCCCACAATAATAATGTGCCTTCTAAAGGAAAGAAACAGAAGAATGAGACCGACAAAG ATAAGGTGAAGCTTAAGGAGCTGCTCTCAGGTTTGTCCTTGATCACCTTGTCTGACGCTGAGGCTGCCAGGTTGATTGCTGTCCTGCAAGAGAAGAGTCCAAGTGCTGTGGATGCCTGGCACAAA TCTGCTACTAAATCTGATCCGGCTACTCAGGAACAAGCGCGTCTTCTAACCACTCTTCAGGAGGAGGCATCTATTGCCAAGGATAAAGTCAAACAACTCAGCCAG GAGCTCCAGGTTTCGAAGCAGAAGGCAAGTCGGGTAGAAGCCATGTTGCGAGAGCAGTGTACAGCAATGGAGAAAGAACTGGGGGGCATGCAGGCCAAAGCACAAGGAAGCTATCAGGAGCTCCAGGCCATGCAGATGAAG TTCCAACAGATGAGAGAGCAAATGGAAAGTCAGATCACTCGATTGCAGCAGGAGAATGGAATCCTGCGGGATGCAGTTAGCACAGCCACCAACCAGATGGAAAGCAA GAATACCGCAGAGATGAACAAACTGCGTTCTGATTACGCAGCGCTGATGATAGATTTGGCAGACAACAATGCCAAGCTGCAACAGGAGGAGCACCAGAGGAAATCGCTGGAGGTCAGCTACAAGCAGAATGTGTCTCAGCTGGAG GTCCAACTACAAGATGCGAAGCGACGCTGGGAGGAACTGCAAAACTTCCTCCATAGTGTCAATGCTGAGCGAGAAAAACTTCAAGCCTCTAAGCAAG AGCTCCACAGTCAGATGCTGACAATGGAGAGTGagatgaacaacaaaaaaaaagagcttcaaaCCCTCCATAGCAGCCTGACTGAAGCCATGGTCTCCAAGGAGAGACTGGAACAAAGAGTGATGGAGCTGCTGGAGCTGTCCCAGCACAGCATCTCTGAGGATTCCATGCAGGCTCGTACTGAG GAACTCATGAGTGAAAACAAAGGTCTTCAGGCTCAAAAGGAAAAGCTCCAAGCACAAAATGAGAACCTGCATGCCCAGATCTCAACACAG GCCAACCACATCTCTCATATTGAGGAGCTCCAGAAGCT ACTGGCTGACAAGGAGTTGCAGAGGAAGAGCTTGGAGGATTCTTTGAATGCTGAACGAAGCAGTGGTGCCAGTAGAGAAACTAATATGCAG GCCTTGCACAATGACAACATCTCGTTAAAGGCGGAGGTTCAGAATCTGCGGGCACAGATTTCTGATCAG ACCGCCTCTCAGCTCGCTTTGGACCAGATCCAGAGGAG TGTTCGGGAAAaggaggagaacatgaaaactgtaGAGAGCCTACTCGAGAAAGGGCTGATCGAAGTGGCCAACAAGGAGGAGGAACTAAAG ACTGTGAGAGAGGAGAATGAGGCACTAAAGCAAGAATTGGTGGGCCTTCAGGGAAAGTTGGCAGAGGAA GTATCATCATTGTCAGTTGTGCAAGAACTGCATAGCAA AATTCAAGAGAGAGATTTGAAGCTGAAATCAATGGAGGATAATCTGCAAGCATCACAAGACAGCTGCTTGGCCAAAGCAAAGACtgttgag GCTCTGGAGCAGCAGTTTGCTGCCCTGCAGGTAGAGATGGAGCAACTGAGGCAGAAGGAGCCATCAGAAGAGCTTACCAGACTGGGTACCCAGCTCCAAGTACTCCAAGCTCA GCTTGCTGTAAAGGACCATGAGATCCAGCACCAAATGGAGCTGAGAGAGAAGTTGGAGACGGCGCATCAACAG CAGAGTGTTAATGCAGTACCAAGCCCAGAGTTTCTAATATC GTTGTCCAAAAAGGAGAACCAAGTTACGGAACTACAGAGTGAGCTGTGTGAGGTGAAGGAATCTCTGGAGCATctcagaaagaaaaacaat GAGCTTCGGGAGAAAAACTGGAGTGCAATGGAAGCTCTGTCAGCCACCGAGTCCATGCTTCAAGGAAAACTCAGCAAAGTTGTCAAG GACAACCAAGAAACACTGGCATTGTCTGAGGCTGAGTGTCGCAATTTTCTGCATAGACTTCTGCCCCACGTGCCTCTGCCCAACGAACAT AATCATCAGGAGTGGCTCTGCAGATTTGAGAGAAATGTCACCGAGAGCTCAGCAGCACAATCCAGCTCTCCATTAGGGGATCCCGAG GAACTGGCTGAGAAGCTGAAAGAAGCTGAGGAAGCCCAAAGGATTCTACAAGTTGACTGTGAGACATACAAAAAAGTTTTGGCAGAAACG GAAGGTATCCTCCAGCGCCTCCAGAGCAGTGTGGAACAGGAAGAGTCGAGATGGAAGGTGAAGGTGGAGCTATCGGAGGTTGAGCTGAGAGAG ATGAGCCAGAAAGTTACAACTCTGGAGCAGGAGATTGAGAGATTAAGTGATGGAGCGGAATTGGAAAAT TTGAGAAGAGAAAAGCAGCACTTGGAGTCAGAGTTGGAGAGGGCAGAACGTGAGAGTGCCACGTATGTGACTGAGGTCCGAGAG CTGAAAACCCAGCTCACGGAGACCCTGTCCAAGCTGGAAGCAGAAGAGAACGAGAGGCAGCAGGTTGCAGGTGATCTCTATAAG GCGCAGCAATCACTGGACTTGATCCAAGGGGAGCTCTCCAAAGTGACAGACAATGCTGATGGCTTAATAGAGAACAGCAGTTTGTCCTCACAGAGA GAAGAGCTCGACAGAAATGAAAAGATGGCTGCAGGACTTAACCAAACAGTCCAGGATTTGCAGCAGCTGCTACAAGGGGTCAGCCGACAACTTACAAAGGATGCG GAAGCAGACAGAGATGTGTTGAAGGTATAG
- the ktn1 gene encoding kinectin isoform X1: protein MAVDIYDSPFLSILVPLLVVALLFIFFILFTKETSYDEVLARQKRDLKLPPAKLEARKKNEKKKSKKKESVSIAGGGADSEEDHRELEVVNGAHSSTVELVEEPKPVAAGAPIQPAPSKLVPVPGPTESSACLKERKKEKKKAAKAASAAATTASATSDAGATSPPPEEPAVNSSKMVGQKAQPPLVSSKQPRPPSPQLEVQVQVTQVAAVGQSPPQTSKKKKKQKLEAVNDQQPELIKVEQVPVKKEAPHVAETKVVSNSVPSAPSGKKGSKKQKIESVEESHVLTHSAASSNHQAAHNNNVPSKGKKQKNETDKDKVKLKELLSGLSLITLSDAEAARLIAVLQEKSPSAVDAWHKSATKSDPATQEQARLLTTLQEEASIAKDKVKQLSQELQVSKQKASRVEAMLREQCTAMEKELGGMQAKAQGSYQELQAMQMKFQQMREQMESQITRLQQENGILRDAVSTATNQMESKNTAEMNKLRSDYAALMIDLADNNAKLQQEEHQRKSLEVSYKQNVSQLEVQLQDAKRRWEELQNFLHSVNAEREKLQASKQELHSQMLTMESEMNNKKKELQTLHSSLTEAMVSKERLEQRVMELLELSQHSISEDSMQARTEELMSENKGLQAQKEKLQAQNENLHAQISTQANHISHIEELQKLLADKELQRKSLEDSLNAERSSGASRETNMQALHNDNISLKAEVQNLRAQISDQTASQLALDQIQRSVREKEENMKTVESLLEKGLIEVANKEEELKTVREENEALKQELVGLQGKLAEEVSSLSVVQELHSKIQERDLKLKSMEDNLQASQDSCLAKAKTVEALEQQFAALQVEMEQLRQKEPSEELTRLGTQLQVLQAQLAVKDHEIQHQMELREKLETAHQQQSVNAVPSPEFLISLSKKENQVTELQSELCEVKESLEHLRKKNNELREKNWSAMEALSATESMLQGKLSKVVKDNQETLALSEAECRNFLHRLLPHVPLPNEHNHQEWLCRFERNVTESSAAQSSSPLGDPEELAEKLKEAEEAQRILQVDCETYKKVLAETEGILQRLQSSVEQEESRWKVKVELSEVELREMSQKVTTLEQEIERLSDGAELENLRREKQHLESELERAERESATYVTEVRELKDLLTELQTRLDGSYTEAIRQNEELNLLKTQLTETLSKLEAEENERQQVAGDLYKAQQSLDLIQGELSKVTDNADGLIENSSLSSQREELDRNEKMAAGLNQTVQDLQQLLQGVSRQLTKDAEADRDVLKV from the exons ATGGCAGTGGATATCTACGACTCTCCGTTCCTGAGTATCCTTGTCCCATTACTGGTTGTTGCCCTcctcttcattttcttcattctctTCACAAAGGAAACTTCCTACGATGAGGTGCTGGCTCGTCAGAAACGTGACCTCAAGCTTCCGCCAGCTAAGTTAGAAGCCCGCAAgaagaatgaaaagaagaagagtaagAAGAAAGAGAGTGTGAGCATTGCAGGTGGCGGAGCAGACTCTGAAGAGGATCACAGAGAGTTAGAGGTGGTTAATGGTGCCCACAGCTCCACCGTGGAGTTGGTTGAGGAACCAAAGCCAGTTGCTGCAGGAGCTCCTATACAACCAGCCCCTTCTAAGCTTGTGCCAGTTCCTGGACCAACTGAGTCTTCTGCTTGTTTGAAGgagagaaagaaggagaaaaagaaagcaGCAAAAGCTGCCTCTGCTGCCGCCACTACTGCTTCTGCTACTTCTGATGCTGGAGCAACATCTCCTCCACCTGAGGAGCCAGCAGTAAACAGCTCCAAGATGGTAGGACAGAAAGCACAGCCTCCTCTGGTTTCTAGCAAACAGCCCAGACCACCTTCTCCACAGCTTGAGGTGCAGGTTCAAGTTACCCAGGTAGCTGCTGTAGGACAGTCTCCACCACAGACtagtaagaagaaaaagaagcagaagTTGGAGGCAG TGAATGACCAGCAGCCTGAGCTCATAAAAGTAGAGCAGGTACCAGTTAAGAAGGAAGCTCCTCATGTGGCTGAAACCAAAGTTGTCTCCAATTCAGTTCCAAGTGCTCCCAGTGGGAAAAAGGGCAGCAAGAAACAGAAGATTGAGTCAG TTGAGGAGTCCCATGTTCTGACTCACTCAGCAGCTTCTTCTAACCATCAGGCAGCCCACAATAATAATGTGCCTTCTAAAGGAAAGAAACAGAAGAATGAGACCGACAAAG ATAAGGTGAAGCTTAAGGAGCTGCTCTCAGGTTTGTCCTTGATCACCTTGTCTGACGCTGAGGCTGCCAGGTTGATTGCTGTCCTGCAAGAGAAGAGTCCAAGTGCTGTGGATGCCTGGCACAAA TCTGCTACTAAATCTGATCCGGCTACTCAGGAACAAGCGCGTCTTCTAACCACTCTTCAGGAGGAGGCATCTATTGCCAAGGATAAAGTCAAACAACTCAGCCAG GAGCTCCAGGTTTCGAAGCAGAAGGCAAGTCGGGTAGAAGCCATGTTGCGAGAGCAGTGTACAGCAATGGAGAAAGAACTGGGGGGCATGCAGGCCAAAGCACAAGGAAGCTATCAGGAGCTCCAGGCCATGCAGATGAAG TTCCAACAGATGAGAGAGCAAATGGAAAGTCAGATCACTCGATTGCAGCAGGAGAATGGAATCCTGCGGGATGCAGTTAGCACAGCCACCAACCAGATGGAAAGCAA GAATACCGCAGAGATGAACAAACTGCGTTCTGATTACGCAGCGCTGATGATAGATTTGGCAGACAACAATGCCAAGCTGCAACAGGAGGAGCACCAGAGGAAATCGCTGGAGGTCAGCTACAAGCAGAATGTGTCTCAGCTGGAG GTCCAACTACAAGATGCGAAGCGACGCTGGGAGGAACTGCAAAACTTCCTCCATAGTGTCAATGCTGAGCGAGAAAAACTTCAAGCCTCTAAGCAAG AGCTCCACAGTCAGATGCTGACAATGGAGAGTGagatgaacaacaaaaaaaaagagcttcaaaCCCTCCATAGCAGCCTGACTGAAGCCATGGTCTCCAAGGAGAGACTGGAACAAAGAGTGATGGAGCTGCTGGAGCTGTCCCAGCACAGCATCTCTGAGGATTCCATGCAGGCTCGTACTGAG GAACTCATGAGTGAAAACAAAGGTCTTCAGGCTCAAAAGGAAAAGCTCCAAGCACAAAATGAGAACCTGCATGCCCAGATCTCAACACAG GCCAACCACATCTCTCATATTGAGGAGCTCCAGAAGCT ACTGGCTGACAAGGAGTTGCAGAGGAAGAGCTTGGAGGATTCTTTGAATGCTGAACGAAGCAGTGGTGCCAGTAGAGAAACTAATATGCAG GCCTTGCACAATGACAACATCTCGTTAAAGGCGGAGGTTCAGAATCTGCGGGCACAGATTTCTGATCAG ACCGCCTCTCAGCTCGCTTTGGACCAGATCCAGAGGAG TGTTCGGGAAAaggaggagaacatgaaaactgtaGAGAGCCTACTCGAGAAAGGGCTGATCGAAGTGGCCAACAAGGAGGAGGAACTAAAG ACTGTGAGAGAGGAGAATGAGGCACTAAAGCAAGAATTGGTGGGCCTTCAGGGAAAGTTGGCAGAGGAA GTATCATCATTGTCAGTTGTGCAAGAACTGCATAGCAA AATTCAAGAGAGAGATTTGAAGCTGAAATCAATGGAGGATAATCTGCAAGCATCACAAGACAGCTGCTTGGCCAAAGCAAAGACtgttgag GCTCTGGAGCAGCAGTTTGCTGCCCTGCAGGTAGAGATGGAGCAACTGAGGCAGAAGGAGCCATCAGAAGAGCTTACCAGACTGGGTACCCAGCTCCAAGTACTCCAAGCTCA GCTTGCTGTAAAGGACCATGAGATCCAGCACCAAATGGAGCTGAGAGAGAAGTTGGAGACGGCGCATCAACAG CAGAGTGTTAATGCAGTACCAAGCCCAGAGTTTCTAATATC GTTGTCCAAAAAGGAGAACCAAGTTACGGAACTACAGAGTGAGCTGTGTGAGGTGAAGGAATCTCTGGAGCATctcagaaagaaaaacaat GAGCTTCGGGAGAAAAACTGGAGTGCAATGGAAGCTCTGTCAGCCACCGAGTCCATGCTTCAAGGAAAACTCAGCAAAGTTGTCAAG GACAACCAAGAAACACTGGCATTGTCTGAGGCTGAGTGTCGCAATTTTCTGCATAGACTTCTGCCCCACGTGCCTCTGCCCAACGAACAT AATCATCAGGAGTGGCTCTGCAGATTTGAGAGAAATGTCACCGAGAGCTCAGCAGCACAATCCAGCTCTCCATTAGGGGATCCCGAG GAACTGGCTGAGAAGCTGAAAGAAGCTGAGGAAGCCCAAAGGATTCTACAAGTTGACTGTGAGACATACAAAAAAGTTTTGGCAGAAACG GAAGGTATCCTCCAGCGCCTCCAGAGCAGTGTGGAACAGGAAGAGTCGAGATGGAAGGTGAAGGTGGAGCTATCGGAGGTTGAGCTGAGAGAG ATGAGCCAGAAAGTTACAACTCTGGAGCAGGAGATTGAGAGATTAAGTGATGGAGCGGAATTGGAAAAT TTGAGAAGAGAAAAGCAGCACTTGGAGTCAGAGTTGGAGAGGGCAGAACGTGAGAGTGCCACGTATGTGACTGAGGTCCGAGAG CTCAAAGATCTGTTGACTGAATTGCAGACCAGACTTGATGGCTCATATACAGAAGCCATCAGGCAAAATGAGGAGCTCAATTTG CTGAAAACCCAGCTCACGGAGACCCTGTCCAAGCTGGAAGCAGAAGAGAACGAGAGGCAGCAGGTTGCAGGTGATCTCTATAAG GCGCAGCAATCACTGGACTTGATCCAAGGGGAGCTCTCCAAAGTGACAGACAATGCTGATGGCTTAATAGAGAACAGCAGTTTGTCCTCACAGAGA GAAGAGCTCGACAGAAATGAAAAGATGGCTGCAGGACTTAACCAAACAGTCCAGGATTTGCAGCAGCTGCTACAAGGGGTCAGCCGACAACTTACAAAGGATGCG GAAGCAGACAGAGATGTGTTGAAGGTATAG